A stretch of the Aegilops tauschii subsp. strangulata cultivar AL8/78 chromosome 4, Aet v6.0, whole genome shotgun sequence genome encodes the following:
- the LOC109762501 gene encoding CBL-interacting protein kinase 31 encodes MYRAKRAALSPKVKRRVGKYELGRTIGEGTFAKVRFAKNTETMEPVAIKILDKEKVQKLRLVEQIRREICTMKLIKHPNVVRLHEVMGSKARIFIVLEYITGGELFDTIYTNGRLKEEEARKYFQQLINAVDYCHSRGVYHRDLKLENLLLDAAGNLKVSDFGLSALTEQVKADGLLHTTCGTPNYVAPEVIEDRGYDGAAADIWSCGVILFILLAGFLPFEDENIIALYKKISEAQFTCPSWFSTGAKKLITRILDPNPATRITIPQILEDPWFKKGFKPPVFDDKYETSFDDVYAAFGDSEDQHVKEETEHKPTSMNAFELISLNQGLNLDNLFEAKEEHKRETRFTSQCPPKEIISKIAEAARPLGFDIQKKNYKMRMENPKAGRKGNLNVATEVFQVAPSLHVVELKKAKGDTLEFQMFYRSLSTQLKDVVWKCGGEVEDNGTAA; translated from the exons ATGTATCGGGCCAAGAGAGCCGCATTGTCACCAAAGGTGAAGCGCCGTGTCGGCAAGTATGAGCTCGGCCGCACCATCGGGGAAGGGACCTTTGCAAAGGTCAGGTTCGCAAAGAACACTGAAACTATGGAGCCTGTTGCTATCAAAATCCTCGACAAGGAGAAGGTTCAGAAGCTCAGATTGGTTGAACAG ATTAGGCGCGAAATTTGTACTATGAAGTTAATAAAGCATCCTAATGTTGTTCGACTGCACGAG GTGATGGGAAGTAAAGCAAGAATTTTCATTGTTCTGGAATACATTACTGGAGGGGAACTCTTTGATACCATT TATACCAATGGAAGGTTGAAAGAAGAGGAGGCACGCAAATACTTTCAGCAACTGATAAATGCCGTTGACTATTGCCACAGCAGGGGTGTGTATCACAGAGATTTGAAG TTAGAAAATTTGTTGCTTGATGCTGCTGGAAACCTCAAAGTGTCCGACTTCGGTTTAAGTGCTTTAACTGAGCAAGTGAAG GCTGACGGGTTGCTGCACACAACatgcgggactccgaactatGTTGCTCCTGAG GTGATTGAGGATAGAGGTTATGATGGTGCAGCTGCAGATATCTGGTCTTGCGGGGTAATCCTTTTTATTCTGCTTGCCGGGTTTTTACCTTTCGAGGATGAAAACATCATCGCCCTTTATAAGAAG ATCTCAGAAGCTCAATTCACATGTCCCTCTTGGTTTTCTACTGGAGCTAAGAAGCTGATCACCAGAATTCTGGACCCTAATCCTGCAACT CGTATCACCATTCCTCAGATACTGGAGGATCCTTGGTTCAAAAAGGGATTCAAGCCACCTGTTTTTGACGATAAGTATGAAACTAGCTTTGATGATGTCTATGCTGCATTTGGAGACTCAGAG GACCAGCATGTGAAAGAGGAGACTGAACATAAGCCAACCTCAATGAATGCATTTGAACTGATTTCACTGAATCAGGGACTGAATCTGGACAACTTGTTCGAGGCAAAGGAG gagCATAAAAGAGAGACACGATTCACCTCGCAATGCCCTCCAAAAGAAATCATCAGCAAGATTGCAGAAGCTGCAAGGCCACTTGGTTTTGACATTCAGAAGAAAAACTACAAG ATGCGGATGGAGAACCCGAAAGCAGGTAGAAAAGGCAATCTCAATGTTGCAACCGAG GTGTTTCAAGTAGCTCCATCCCTACATGTGGTTGAGCTGAAAAAGGCGAAGGGGGATACTCTGGAATTTCAAATG TTCTACAGATCTCTGTCGACCCAGCTCAAGGACGTAGTTTGGAAGTGCGGCGGCGAGGTAGAAGATAACGGCACCGCGGCATGA
- the LOC109762515 gene encoding calmodulin-1, with product MADQLTDDQIAEFKEAFSLFDKDGDGCITTKELGTVMRSLGQNPTEAELQDMINEVDADGNGTIDFPEFLNLMARKMKDTDSEEELKEAFRVFDKDQNGFISAAELRHVMTNLGEKLTDDEVDEMIREADVDGDGQINYEEFVKVMMAK from the exons ATGGCGGACCAACTCACCGACGACCAGATCGCCGAGTTCAAGGAAGCCTTCAGCCTATTCGACAAGGACGGCGACG GTTGCATCACAACCAAGGAGCTGGGAACAGTTATGCGTTCGCTGGGGCAGAACCCAACCGAGGCAGAGCTCCAGGACATGATCAACGAGGTCGATGCCGATGGCAACGGCACCATCGACTTCCCAGAGTTCCTCAACCTGATGGCCCGCAAGATGAAGGACACCGACTCGGAGGAAGAGCTCAAGGAGGCCTTCCGGGTGTTCGACAAGGACCAGAACGGCTTCATCTCGGCTGCAGAGCTCCGCCACGTCATGACCAACCTCGGGGAGAAGCTAACGGACGATGAGGTCGACGAGATGATCCGCGAGGCCGACGTCGACGGGGACGGCCAGATCAACTACGAGGAGTTCGTCAAGGTGATGATGGCCAAGTGA